A single region of the Nicotiana sylvestris chromosome 6, ASM39365v2, whole genome shotgun sequence genome encodes:
- the LOC138871172 gene encoding uncharacterized protein produces the protein MAQKVSDQGSFTIPCTIESYAFPKALCDLGSSINIMPLEVYTKLGIGKARPTSILLELADRTVKRPTGILDDVLVQVGKFVFPANFVILDCQVDEEIPIILGRPFLAAGRALIDYETGELKMRLNNEEIIFNVQQFMSRPSEFVNCSLVEAVDVILQEGDETINVRDPLEACLMNLENVDGEELVEQLLQVLQECKTAIGWTMVDIKGISPTFYMHKILLEEGHKPSIEHQRRLNPNIKEVVKKEVIKWLDTSIIFPISDSNWISIAPEDREKTSFTCLYGIFDFRRMPFGLCNALTTFQWCMLAIFTDMVKDIMEVLMDDFSVVGGFIRRLSSQPKKSAQKMCGEKSSVELGEVSFYAISYLIAKKESKTCLIRWVLLLQEFDLEIRDRKGMDNQVADHLSRLEGEKKIEVEYIKEIFPDEQLLVVTMEEAPWYADIANYLASGIVPYDLSSIKKKKFSRDCRSYYWDEPLLFKICVDNMIWRCIPEKDQPSILQACHASPYGGHFGGIRTITKVLESRLYWPTLFKDAHVWLKSCDECQRTGNISRRREMPMTTIQEVEVFDVWGIDFMGPFVRSYGDMAISKIPTRSHGAGGSGKPPPKKVPTDKNVAKKGNTKARTKAIHDKVKTGTSEVDPKATYLSTEGEGASKPPPAKKRKVAKVKGKGKVTRVVELESKEDPDDDEEAALQLPDGERETSVTSIPMKVGAILQSQMVKTRKNMQWTFHFLHTLTVLLAKHKLTERDDEIRESTESAVHDICCIQDPSETSIKKKGHGARVTGMASALQQLRTELATRDRALLAAHETID, from the exons ATGGCTCAAAAGGTGTCTGATCAAGGTAGTTTCACTATCCCATGCACCATTGAGAGTTATGCTTTTCCTAAAGCATTGTGTGATTTGGGATCCAGTATAAACATAATGCCCTTGGAAGTCTATACAAAATTAGGCATTGGCAAAGCTAGACCGACCTCAATATTGCTGGAACTGGCTGATCGCACAGTGAAAAGACCGACCGGAAttcttgatgatgtgcttgttcaAGTGGGGAAATTTGTATTCCCTGCAAACTTCGTCATTCTTGACTGTCaagtggatgaagagattccAATCATTCTGGGCAGGCCATTTTTAGCCGCTGGGAGAGCATTGATTGATTATGAGACTGGGGAATTGAAAATGAGGTTGAACAATGAAGAAATCATATTCAATGTTCAACAATTTATGAGTAGACCTAGTGAATTTGTAAATTGCTCACTAGTGGAGGCCGTAGATGTGATACTACAAGAGGGGGATGAGACTATTAATGTCAGGGATCCGTTAGAAGCTTGCTTGATGAATCTGGAAAATGTGGATGGTGAGGAGCTG GTAGAGCAACTCCTACAGGTGTTACAGGAATGTAAAACTGCCATTGGTTGGACCATGGTGGACATAAAAGGTATCAGCCCAACTTTTTATATGCACAAGATTCTCttggaagaagggcacaaaccttccatagaacatcaacgaaggctgaacccaaatataaaagaggtggtgaagaaggaagtgatcaaatggttagatacaagtatcatcttccccatctctgaCAGCAATTGG ATCTCAATAGCCCCggaagatagagagaaaacatcTTTCACTTGTCTGTATGGAATCTTTGACTTTCGGAGAATGCCCTTTGGACTTTGCAATGCACTGACTACATTCCAGTGGTGCATGTTAGCCATTTTCACTGACATGGTTAAAGATATTATGGAGGTGcttatggatgatttctctgtGGTGGGGGGATTCATTCGAAGATTGTCTTCACAACCTAAGAAGAGTGCTCAAAAGATGTGTGGAGAGAAATCTAGTGttgaattgggagaagtgtcattttatg CAATTAGCTACTTGATAGCAAAGAAGGAGTCAAAGACATGCTTGATTCGCTGGGTTCTTTTGCTACAAGAATTCGATCTAGAAATCCGTGACAGAAAGGGGATGGAcaatcaagtggcagaccaccTCTCGAGGttggaaggagaaaagaaaatagaGGTTGAATATATCAAAGAGATATTCCCGGATGAACAATTACTTGTTGTGACAATGGAGGAGGCGCCatggtatgctgatattgctaattaCTTAGCAAGCGGTATTGTACCTTATGATCTCTCctcaattaaaaagaaaaagttctCCCGTGATTGTCGatcttattattgggatgaacctctaCTTTTTAAGATATGTGTTGATAATATGATCTGGAGGTGCATCCCCGAGAAAGATCAAccttctattttgcaggcttgccatgcttcaccatatggtggacactttggaggaatCCGAACAATAACAAAAGTGTTGGAATCGAGGTTGTATTGGCCAACTCTGTTCAAGGATGCCCATGTTTGGCTCAAAAGTTGCGATGAATGCCAAAGGACAGGCAACATATCTCGCCGTCGCGAGATGCCAATGAccacaattcaagaggtggaggTTTTTGACGTGTGGGGGATCGACTTTATGGGGCCGTTCGTCAGATCGTATG GCGATATGGCCATCTCGAAAATACCAACTAGAAGCCATGGAGCCGGTGGTAGTGGTAAGCCACCCCCAAAGAAAGTACCAACTGACAAGAATGTAGCAAAGAAGGGTAATACAAAGGCACGAACAAAGGCTATACATGATAAGGTCAAGACTGGAACTTCTGAGGTGGACCCTAAGGCCACCTATCTGAGCACTGAGGG AGAGGGGGCTTCAAAACCACCACCGGCCAAGAAACGGAAAGTAGCTAAGGTGAAGGGAAAGGGTAAGGTGACAAGGGTTGTTGAGTTAGAATCTAAAGAGGACCCTGATGATGATGAGGAGGCAGCGCTTCAGTTGCCCGACGGTGAAAGGGAGACGAGTGTTACAA GTATTCCGATGAAAGTTGGAGCGATCCTACAAAGTCAAATGGTGAAGACCAGAAAGAACATGCAGTGGACATTTCACTTTTTGCACACATTGACCGTGTTGCTTGCTAAACACAAATTAACTGAGAGGGATGATGAGATTCGTGAAAGCACTGAGTCAGCGGTCCATGATATTTGCTGTATTCAGGACCCATCAGAAACATCTATAAAGAAAAAGGGCCATGGTGCGCGCGTCACTGGTATGGCAAGCGCACTTCAGCAGTTACGAACAGAGTTAGCCACGCGAGACCGTGCTTTGCTAGCTGCACATGAGACTATAGATTAG